A window from Canis lupus familiaris isolate Mischka breed German Shepherd chromosome 18, alternate assembly UU_Cfam_GSD_1.0, whole genome shotgun sequence encodes these proteins:
- the DGKZ gene encoding diacylglycerol kinase zeta isoform X9, giving the protein MTVPSGACTVTIDASASSGPQAHTPALGAEEPQAPQLALCCLPECARCPAGDRKAITKSGLQHLAPPPPTPGALCSEPERQIRSTVDWSESATYGEHIWFETNVSGDFCYVGEQYCVAKMLQKSVSRRKCAACKIVVHTPCIEQLEKINFRCKPSFRESGSRNIREPTFVRHHWVHRRRQDGKCRHCGKGFQQKFTFHSKEIVAISCSWCKQAYHSKVSCFMLQQIEEPCSLGVHAAVVIPPTWILRARRPQNTLKASKKKKRASFKRKSSKKGPEEGRWRPFIIRPTPSPLMKPLLVFVNPKSGGNQGAKIIQSFLWYLNPRQVFDLSQGGPKEALEMYRKVHNLRILACGGDGTVGWILSTLDQLRLKPPPPVAILPLGTGNDLARTLNWGGGYTDEPVSKILSHVEEGNVVQLDRWDLRAEPNPDAGPEERDEGATDRLPLDVFNNYFSLGFDAHVTLEFHESREANPEKFNSRFRNKMFYAGTAFSDFLMGSSKDLAKHIRVVCDGTDLTPKIQDLKPQCIVFLNIPRYCAGTMPWGHPGEHHDFEPQRHDDGYLEVIGFTMTSLAALQVGGHGERLTQCREVVLTTSKAIPVQVDGEPCKLAASRIRIALRNQATMVQKAKRRSAAPLHSDQQPVPEQLRIQVSRVSMHDYEALHYDKEQLKEASVPLGTVVVPGDSDLELCRAHIERLQQQEPEGAGAKSPTCQKLSPKWCFLDATTASRFYRIDRAQEHLNYVTEIAQDEIYILDPELLGASARPDLPTPTSPLPTSPCSPTLRSLPGDAVPPKGEELIEAAKRNNFCKLQELHRAGGDLMHRDEQSRTLLHHAVSTGSKEVVRYLLDHAPPEILDAVEENGETCLHQAAALGQRTICHYIVEAGASLMKTDQQGDTPRQRAEKAQDTELAAYLENRQHYQMIQREDQETAV; this is encoded by the exons ATGACTGTGCCCTCTGGGGCCTGCACGGTTACTATCGACGCCTCAGCCAGCAGCGGGCCCCAGGCCCACACCCCGGCCCTGGGGGCCGAAGAGCCTCAGGCACCGCAGCTGGCGCTCTGCTGCCTGCCCGAGTGCGCCCGCTGTCCCGCAGGCGACAG GAAAGCCATCACCAAGTCGGGCCTCCAGCACCTggcaccccctcctcccactcccggGGCCCTGTGCAGTGAGCCAGAGCGGCAGATCCGGAGCACTGTGGACTGGAGT GAATCCGCGACGTATGGGGAACACATCTGGTTCGAGACCAACGTGTCGGGGGACTTCTGCTATGTTGGGGAGCAGTACTGTGTAGCTAAGATGCTG CAGAAGTCAGTGTCCCGGAGAAAGTGTGCAGCCTGCAAGATCGTGGTGCACACCCCCTGCATCGAGCAGCTAGAGAAG ATAAATTTCCGCTGTAAACCATCCTTCCGTGAATCAGGCTCCAGGAACATCCGTGAG CCAACCTTCGTGCGGCACCACTGGGTACACAGACGACGTCAGGATGGCAAGTGTCGGCACTGTGGGAAG GGCTTCCAGCAGAAGTTCACCTTCCACAGCAAGGAGATTGTGGCCATCAGTTGCTCCTGGTGCAAGCAAGCG TACCACAGCAAGGTGTCCTGCTTCATGCTGCAGCAGATAGAGGAGCCGTGCTCCCTGGGTGTCCACGCTGCTGTGGTCATCCCGCCCACCTGGATCCTCCGTGCCCGCAGGCCCCAG AATACCCTCAAGgcaagcaagaagaaaaagagagcatcCTTCAAGAGGAAATCGAGCAAGAAAGGGCCAGAG GAGGGCCGCTGGAGACCCTTCATCATCAGGCCCACCCCGTCACCCCTCATGAAGCCCCTGCTGGTGTTTGTGAACCCCAAGAGTGGAGGCAACCAG GGCGCTAAGATCATCCAGTCCTTCCTGTGGTATCTCAACCCCCGCCAAGTCTTTGACCTGAGCCAGGGCGGGCCCAAGGAGGC GCTGGAGATGTACCGCAAAGTGCACAACCTGCGGATCCTGGCGTGTGGAGGTGATGGCACG GTTGGCTGGATCCTCTCCACTCTGGACCAGCTGCGCCTAAAGCCACCACCACCCGTCGCCATCCTGCCCCTGGGCACTGGCAATGACTTGGCCCGTACCCTCAACTGGGGTGGG GGTTACACGGATGAGCCCGTGTCCAAGATCCTGTCGCATGTGGAGGAGGGGAATGTGGTGCAGCTAGACCGCTGGGACCTCCGTGCTGAGCCCAATCCTGATGCGGGGCCTGAGGAGCGGGACGAGGGCGCCACTGACCGG CTGCCCCTGGATGTCTTCAACAACTACTTCAGCCTGGGCTTTGATGCCCACGTCACCCTGGAGTTTCATGAGTCTCGAG AGGCCAACCCGGAGAAATTCAACAGCCGCTTTCGGAATAAGATGTTCTATGCCGGG acaGCCTTCTCCGACTTCCTGATGGGCAGCTCCAAGGACTTGGCCAAGCACATCCGAGTGGTG TGTGACGGAACTGACCTGACCCCCAAGATTCAGGACCTGAAACCCCAGTGCATTGTTTTCCTGAATATCCCCAG GTACTGCGCAGGCACCATGCCCTGGGGCCACCCTGGGGAGCACCATGACTTTGAGCCCCAGCGGCATGATGATGGCTACCTCGAGGTCATTGGCTTTACCATGACGTCCCTG GCAGCACTGCAGGTGGGTGGGCACGGCGAGCGGTTGACGCAGTGCCGCGAGGTGGTGCTCACTACGTCCAAGGCCATCCCGGTGCAGGTGGATGGCGAGCCCTGCAAGCTCGCAGCCTCGCGCATCCGCATCGCCCTGCGCAACCAGGCCACCATGGTGCAGAAGGCCAAGCGGCGGAGTGCCGCCCCCCTGCATAGCGA CCAGCAGCCCGTGCCTGAGCAGCTGCGGATCCAGGTGAGCCGAGTCAGCATGCACGACTACGAGGCCCTGCATTACGACAAGGAGCAGCTCAAGGAGGCCT CTGTGCCACTGGGCACCGTGGTGGTCCCGGGAGACAGCGACCTAGAGCTCTGCCGTGCCCACATCGAGAGGCTCCAGCAG CAGGAGCCCGAAGGTGCTGGAGCCAAGTCCCCCACCTGCCAGAAACTGTCCCCCAAGTGGTGCTTCCTAGATG CCACCACTGCCAGCCGCTTCTACAGGATCGACCGGGCCCAG GAACACCTCAACTACGTGACCGAGATTGCACAGGACGAGATTTATATCTTGGACCCAGAGCTGCTGGGGGCATCTGCCCGGCCTGACCTCCCAACCCccacttcccctctccccacctccccctgctcacccACGCTCCG GTCACTGCCAGGGGACGCGGTGCCCCCCAAAG GTGAAGAGCTGATTGAGGCGGCCAAGAGGAACAACTTCTGTAAG cTCCAGGAGCTGCACCGAGCGGGGGGTGACCTCATGCACCGGGACGAGCAGAGCCGCACGCTCCTGCACCACGCGGTCAGCACAGGCAGCAAGGAAGTGGTCCGCTACCTGCTGGACCACG ccccccCAGAGATCCTTGATGCTGTGGAGGAGAA TGGGGAGACGTGTCTGCACCAGGCGGCAGCCCTGGGCCAGCGCACCATCTGCCACTACATCGTGGAGGCTGGGGCCTCTCTCATGAAGACAGACCAGCAG GGCGACACTCCCCGGCAGCGGGCCGAGAAGGCTCAGGACACGGAGCTGGCCGCCTACCTGGAGAACCGGCAGCACTACCAGATGATCCAGCGGGAGGACCAAGAGACGGCCGTGTAG
- the DGKZ gene encoding diacylglycerol kinase zeta isoform X10 has protein sequence MEPRDGSPEARSSDSESASASSSGSERDAGPEPDKAPRRLNKRRFPGLRLFGHRKAITKSGLQHLAPPPPTPGALCSEPERQIRSTVDWSESATYGEHIWFETNVSGDFCYVGEQYCVAKMLQKSVSRRKCAACKIVVHTPCIEQLEKINFRCKPSFRESGSRNIREPTFVRHHWVHRRRQDGKCRHCGKGFQQKFTFHSKEIVAISCSWCKQAYHSKVSCFMLQQIEEPCSLGVHAAVVIPPTWILRARRPQNTLKASKKKKRASFKRKSSKKGPEEGRWRPFIIRPTPSPLMKPLLVFVNPKSGGNQGAKIIQSFLWYLNPRQVFDLSQGGPKEALEMYRKVHNLRILACGGDGTVGWILSTLDQLRLKPPPPVAILPLGTGNDLARTLNWGGGYTDEPVSKILSHVEEGNVVQLDRWDLRAEPNPDAGPEERDEGATDRLPLDVFNNYFSLGFDAHVTLEFHESREANPEKFNSRFRNKMFYAGTAFSDFLMGSSKDLAKHIRVVCDGTDLTPKIQDLKPQCIVFLNIPRYCAGTMPWGHPGEHHDFEPQRHDDGYLEVIGFTMTSLAALQVGGHGERLTQCREVVLTTSKAIPVQVDGEPCKLAASRIRIALRNQATMVQKAKRRSAAPLHSDQQPVPEQLRIQVSRVSMHDYEALHYDKEQLKEASVPLGTVVVPGDSDLELCRAHIERLQQEPEGAGAKSPTCQKLSPKWCFLDATTASRFYRIDRAQEHLNYVTEIAQDEIYILDPELLGASARPDLPTPTSPLPTSPCSPTLRSLPGDAVPPKGEELIEAAKRNNFCKLQELHRAGGDLMHRDEQSRTLLHHAVSTGSKEVVRYLLDHAPPEILDAVEENGETCLHQAAALGQRTICHYIVEAGASLMKTDQQGDTPRQRAEKAQDTELAAYLENRQHYQMIQREDQETAV, from the exons GAAAGCCATCACCAAGTCGGGCCTCCAGCACCTggcaccccctcctcccactcccggGGCCCTGTGCAGTGAGCCAGAGCGGCAGATCCGGAGCACTGTGGACTGGAGT GAATCCGCGACGTATGGGGAACACATCTGGTTCGAGACCAACGTGTCGGGGGACTTCTGCTATGTTGGGGAGCAGTACTGTGTAGCTAAGATGCTG CAGAAGTCAGTGTCCCGGAGAAAGTGTGCAGCCTGCAAGATCGTGGTGCACACCCCCTGCATCGAGCAGCTAGAGAAG ATAAATTTCCGCTGTAAACCATCCTTCCGTGAATCAGGCTCCAGGAACATCCGTGAG CCAACCTTCGTGCGGCACCACTGGGTACACAGACGACGTCAGGATGGCAAGTGTCGGCACTGTGGGAAG GGCTTCCAGCAGAAGTTCACCTTCCACAGCAAGGAGATTGTGGCCATCAGTTGCTCCTGGTGCAAGCAAGCG TACCACAGCAAGGTGTCCTGCTTCATGCTGCAGCAGATAGAGGAGCCGTGCTCCCTGGGTGTCCACGCTGCTGTGGTCATCCCGCCCACCTGGATCCTCCGTGCCCGCAGGCCCCAG AATACCCTCAAGgcaagcaagaagaaaaagagagcatcCTTCAAGAGGAAATCGAGCAAGAAAGGGCCAGAG GAGGGCCGCTGGAGACCCTTCATCATCAGGCCCACCCCGTCACCCCTCATGAAGCCCCTGCTGGTGTTTGTGAACCCCAAGAGTGGAGGCAACCAG GGCGCTAAGATCATCCAGTCCTTCCTGTGGTATCTCAACCCCCGCCAAGTCTTTGACCTGAGCCAGGGCGGGCCCAAGGAGGC GCTGGAGATGTACCGCAAAGTGCACAACCTGCGGATCCTGGCGTGTGGAGGTGATGGCACG GTTGGCTGGATCCTCTCCACTCTGGACCAGCTGCGCCTAAAGCCACCACCACCCGTCGCCATCCTGCCCCTGGGCACTGGCAATGACTTGGCCCGTACCCTCAACTGGGGTGGG GGTTACACGGATGAGCCCGTGTCCAAGATCCTGTCGCATGTGGAGGAGGGGAATGTGGTGCAGCTAGACCGCTGGGACCTCCGTGCTGAGCCCAATCCTGATGCGGGGCCTGAGGAGCGGGACGAGGGCGCCACTGACCGG CTGCCCCTGGATGTCTTCAACAACTACTTCAGCCTGGGCTTTGATGCCCACGTCACCCTGGAGTTTCATGAGTCTCGAG AGGCCAACCCGGAGAAATTCAACAGCCGCTTTCGGAATAAGATGTTCTATGCCGGG acaGCCTTCTCCGACTTCCTGATGGGCAGCTCCAAGGACTTGGCCAAGCACATCCGAGTGGTG TGTGACGGAACTGACCTGACCCCCAAGATTCAGGACCTGAAACCCCAGTGCATTGTTTTCCTGAATATCCCCAG GTACTGCGCAGGCACCATGCCCTGGGGCCACCCTGGGGAGCACCATGACTTTGAGCCCCAGCGGCATGATGATGGCTACCTCGAGGTCATTGGCTTTACCATGACGTCCCTG GCAGCACTGCAGGTGGGTGGGCACGGCGAGCGGTTGACGCAGTGCCGCGAGGTGGTGCTCACTACGTCCAAGGCCATCCCGGTGCAGGTGGATGGCGAGCCCTGCAAGCTCGCAGCCTCGCGCATCCGCATCGCCCTGCGCAACCAGGCCACCATGGTGCAGAAGGCCAAGCGGCGGAGTGCCGCCCCCCTGCATAGCGA CCAGCAGCCCGTGCCTGAGCAGCTGCGGATCCAGGTGAGCCGAGTCAGCATGCACGACTACGAGGCCCTGCATTACGACAAGGAGCAGCTCAAGGAGGCCT CTGTGCCACTGGGCACCGTGGTGGTCCCGGGAGACAGCGACCTAGAGCTCTGCCGTGCCCACATCGAGAGGCTCCAGCAG GAGCCCGAAGGTGCTGGAGCCAAGTCCCCCACCTGCCAGAAACTGTCCCCCAAGTGGTGCTTCCTAGATG CCACCACTGCCAGCCGCTTCTACAGGATCGACCGGGCCCAG GAACACCTCAACTACGTGACCGAGATTGCACAGGACGAGATTTATATCTTGGACCCAGAGCTGCTGGGGGCATCTGCCCGGCCTGACCTCCCAACCCccacttcccctctccccacctccccctgctcacccACGCTCCG GTCACTGCCAGGGGACGCGGTGCCCCCCAAAG GTGAAGAGCTGATTGAGGCGGCCAAGAGGAACAACTTCTGTAAG cTCCAGGAGCTGCACCGAGCGGGGGGTGACCTCATGCACCGGGACGAGCAGAGCCGCACGCTCCTGCACCACGCGGTCAGCACAGGCAGCAAGGAAGTGGTCCGCTACCTGCTGGACCACG ccccccCAGAGATCCTTGATGCTGTGGAGGAGAA TGGGGAGACGTGTCTGCACCAGGCGGCAGCCCTGGGCCAGCGCACCATCTGCCACTACATCGTGGAGGCTGGGGCCTCTCTCATGAAGACAGACCAGCAG GGCGACACTCCCCGGCAGCGGGCCGAGAAGGCTCAGGACACGGAGCTGGCCGCCTACCTGGAGAACCGGCAGCACTACCAGATGATCCAGCGGGAGGACCAAGAGACGGCCGTGTAG
- the DGKZ gene encoding diacylglycerol kinase zeta isoform X2 — translation METFFRRRFQRKEPGPGEGQRRPSSVGLPTGKARRRSPAGQASSLLAQRRRSSAQLQGCLLSCGVGARGASRRRSSTAPPACNPRFVVNEVPTAQPATVGAQLLSTPLLLAGLIGMNEEEEASREEDVTVAALSATQLGARRLGPSLHRGTLLPVPGCLRRRRRASSHLLPADVVYDCALWGLHGYYRRLSQQRAPGPHPGPGGRRASGTAAGALLPARVRPLSRRRQVALRRKSAGPQTWSALLAKAITKSGLQHLAPPPPTPGALCSEPERQIRSTVDWSESATYGEHIWFETNVSGDFCYVGEQYCVAKMLQKSVSRRKCAACKIVVHTPCIEQLEKINFRCKPSFRESGSRNIREPTFVRHHWVHRRRQDGKCRHCGKGFQQKFTFHSKEIVAISCSWCKQAYHSKVSCFMLQQIEEPCSLGVHAAVVIPPTWILRARRPQNTLKASKKKKRASFKRKSSKKGPEEGRWRPFIIRPTPSPLMKPLLVFVNPKSGGNQGAKIIQSFLWYLNPRQVFDLSQGGPKEALEMYRKVHNLRILACGGDGTVGWILSTLDQLRLKPPPPVAILPLGTGNDLARTLNWGGGYTDEPVSKILSHVEEGNVVQLDRWDLRAEPNPDAGPEERDEGATDRLPLDVFNNYFSLGFDAHVTLEFHESREANPEKFNSRFRNKMFYAGTAFSDFLMGSSKDLAKHIRVVCDGTDLTPKIQDLKPQCIVFLNIPRYCAGTMPWGHPGEHHDFEPQRHDDGYLEVIGFTMTSLAALQVGGHGERLTQCREVVLTTSKAIPVQVDGEPCKLAASRIRIALRNQATMVQKAKRRSAAPLHSDQQPVPEQLRIQVSRVSMHDYEALHYDKEQLKEASVPLGTVVVPGDSDLELCRAHIERLQQEPEGAGAKSPTCQKLSPKWCFLDATTASRFYRIDRAQEHLNYVTEIAQDEIYILDPELLGASARPDLPTPTSPLPTSPCSPTLRSLPGDAVPPKGEELIEAAKRNNFCKLQELHRAGGDLMHRDEQSRTLLHHAVSTGSKEVVRYLLDHAPPEILDAVEENGETCLHQAAALGQRTICHYIVEAGASLMKTDQQGDTPRQRAEKAQDTELAAYLENRQHYQMIQREDQETAV, via the exons ATGGAGACCTTCTTTAGGAGACGCTTCCAGCGGAAGGAGccaggccccggggaggggcAGCGGCGGCCCAGCAGCGTGGGGCTGCCCACAGGCAAGGCCCGGCGCCGCTCCCCTGCTGGACAGGCCTCCTCCTTGCTGGCACAGCGGCGCCGCTCCAGTGCACAGCTCCAGGGCTGCCTCCTGAGCTGCGGGGTGGGGGCCCGGGGTGCCAGCCGCCGGCGCTCCAGCACCGCACCTCCTGCCTGCAACCCCCGCTTCGTCGTGAATGAGGTGCCCACCGCACAGCCTGCCACTGTTGGGGCGCAGCTTCTCAGCACACCCTTGCTGTTGGCTGGGCTCATAGGcatgaatgaggaggaggaggcgtcTCGGGAGGAGGACGTGACAGTTGCGGCATTGAGTGCCACCCAGCTGGGCGCCAGGAGACTGGGCCCCTCCTTGCACCGGGGCACCCTCCTGCCTGTGCCTGGCTGTCTGCGCCGGCGGCGCCGAgcctcctcccacctgctccctgcTGACGTGGTGTATGACTGTGCCCTCTGGGGCCTGCACGGTTACTATCGACGCCTCAGCCAGCAGCGGGCCCCAGGCCCACACCCCGGCCCTGGGGGCCGAAGAGCCTCAGGCACCGCAGCTGGCGCTCTGCTGCCTGCCCGAGTGCGCCCGCTGTCCCGCAGGCGACAGGTAGCCCTACGGCGCAAGTCGGCGGGACCCCAGACCTGGAGTGCCCTGCTTGC GAAAGCCATCACCAAGTCGGGCCTCCAGCACCTggcaccccctcctcccactcccggGGCCCTGTGCAGTGAGCCAGAGCGGCAGATCCGGAGCACTGTGGACTGGAGT GAATCCGCGACGTATGGGGAACACATCTGGTTCGAGACCAACGTGTCGGGGGACTTCTGCTATGTTGGGGAGCAGTACTGTGTAGCTAAGATGCTG CAGAAGTCAGTGTCCCGGAGAAAGTGTGCAGCCTGCAAGATCGTGGTGCACACCCCCTGCATCGAGCAGCTAGAGAAG ATAAATTTCCGCTGTAAACCATCCTTCCGTGAATCAGGCTCCAGGAACATCCGTGAG CCAACCTTCGTGCGGCACCACTGGGTACACAGACGACGTCAGGATGGCAAGTGTCGGCACTGTGGGAAG GGCTTCCAGCAGAAGTTCACCTTCCACAGCAAGGAGATTGTGGCCATCAGTTGCTCCTGGTGCAAGCAAGCG TACCACAGCAAGGTGTCCTGCTTCATGCTGCAGCAGATAGAGGAGCCGTGCTCCCTGGGTGTCCACGCTGCTGTGGTCATCCCGCCCACCTGGATCCTCCGTGCCCGCAGGCCCCAG AATACCCTCAAGgcaagcaagaagaaaaagagagcatcCTTCAAGAGGAAATCGAGCAAGAAAGGGCCAGAG GAGGGCCGCTGGAGACCCTTCATCATCAGGCCCACCCCGTCACCCCTCATGAAGCCCCTGCTGGTGTTTGTGAACCCCAAGAGTGGAGGCAACCAG GGCGCTAAGATCATCCAGTCCTTCCTGTGGTATCTCAACCCCCGCCAAGTCTTTGACCTGAGCCAGGGCGGGCCCAAGGAGGC GCTGGAGATGTACCGCAAAGTGCACAACCTGCGGATCCTGGCGTGTGGAGGTGATGGCACG GTTGGCTGGATCCTCTCCACTCTGGACCAGCTGCGCCTAAAGCCACCACCACCCGTCGCCATCCTGCCCCTGGGCACTGGCAATGACTTGGCCCGTACCCTCAACTGGGGTGGG GGTTACACGGATGAGCCCGTGTCCAAGATCCTGTCGCATGTGGAGGAGGGGAATGTGGTGCAGCTAGACCGCTGGGACCTCCGTGCTGAGCCCAATCCTGATGCGGGGCCTGAGGAGCGGGACGAGGGCGCCACTGACCGG CTGCCCCTGGATGTCTTCAACAACTACTTCAGCCTGGGCTTTGATGCCCACGTCACCCTGGAGTTTCATGAGTCTCGAG AGGCCAACCCGGAGAAATTCAACAGCCGCTTTCGGAATAAGATGTTCTATGCCGGG acaGCCTTCTCCGACTTCCTGATGGGCAGCTCCAAGGACTTGGCCAAGCACATCCGAGTGGTG TGTGACGGAACTGACCTGACCCCCAAGATTCAGGACCTGAAACCCCAGTGCATTGTTTTCCTGAATATCCCCAG GTACTGCGCAGGCACCATGCCCTGGGGCCACCCTGGGGAGCACCATGACTTTGAGCCCCAGCGGCATGATGATGGCTACCTCGAGGTCATTGGCTTTACCATGACGTCCCTG GCAGCACTGCAGGTGGGTGGGCACGGCGAGCGGTTGACGCAGTGCCGCGAGGTGGTGCTCACTACGTCCAAGGCCATCCCGGTGCAGGTGGATGGCGAGCCCTGCAAGCTCGCAGCCTCGCGCATCCGCATCGCCCTGCGCAACCAGGCCACCATGGTGCAGAAGGCCAAGCGGCGGAGTGCCGCCCCCCTGCATAGCGA CCAGCAGCCCGTGCCTGAGCAGCTGCGGATCCAGGTGAGCCGAGTCAGCATGCACGACTACGAGGCCCTGCATTACGACAAGGAGCAGCTCAAGGAGGCCT CTGTGCCACTGGGCACCGTGGTGGTCCCGGGAGACAGCGACCTAGAGCTCTGCCGTGCCCACATCGAGAGGCTCCAGCAG GAGCCCGAAGGTGCTGGAGCCAAGTCCCCCACCTGCCAGAAACTGTCCCCCAAGTGGTGCTTCCTAGATG CCACCACTGCCAGCCGCTTCTACAGGATCGACCGGGCCCAG GAACACCTCAACTACGTGACCGAGATTGCACAGGACGAGATTTATATCTTGGACCCAGAGCTGCTGGGGGCATCTGCCCGGCCTGACCTCCCAACCCccacttcccctctccccacctccccctgctcacccACGCTCCG GTCACTGCCAGGGGACGCGGTGCCCCCCAAAG GTGAAGAGCTGATTGAGGCGGCCAAGAGGAACAACTTCTGTAAG cTCCAGGAGCTGCACCGAGCGGGGGGTGACCTCATGCACCGGGACGAGCAGAGCCGCACGCTCCTGCACCACGCGGTCAGCACAGGCAGCAAGGAAGTGGTCCGCTACCTGCTGGACCACG ccccccCAGAGATCCTTGATGCTGTGGAGGAGAA TGGGGAGACGTGTCTGCACCAGGCGGCAGCCCTGGGCCAGCGCACCATCTGCCACTACATCGTGGAGGCTGGGGCCTCTCTCATGAAGACAGACCAGCAG GGCGACACTCCCCGGCAGCGGGCCGAGAAGGCTCAGGACACGGAGCTGGCCGCCTACCTGGAGAACCGGCAGCACTACCAGATGATCCAGCGGGAGGACCAAGAGACGGCCGTGTAG